ACACTTGGACATCCCTTGCAGCGAATATTGAAAGCATGTGCCTATATATAattcctctcatctcaaataacCCACACATGCACTTTGCCTCACACTCTTCTTCATTAAAGTACGCCTGCACAGTTGACTTCTTGATGCCGTCTTCAACCTCTCGACTGTCATTAACTTGATACGTGGTAATAGCCCCTTCTGTTTTTATGATAACACAATGAGAGTAGATAATCCCCAATACCTCTGACTGCACTTCCTTAAATTTCAAATTCGTGTACACTGCCTGAAATTTTTTCTCCAAGGGTAAATGAGATATACAAGGTATTGTGGCATTGAATGAGTGAAAATCCGCTGCCATCTCATTTTCTACTTTCTTCCTCAGTGCATTGTCGAATTGATCGACGAATTCTTTCAATGTAGTCCCTGAATGTACATATCCATCAAAGAAggcattcatgctctcactcCTCTGAGTTGTGCTCATCCCggcccaaaatatatttttcaggtATACAGGAACCCAATACATTCGCTACTATAGAGACTTTGAAGCCAtgcattttccttcaaattgtAGGTATCAGTAAATACCTCCTAAGACGTCTCAAACTCGTCAGAAGTATGAGAATCATAAATACATCTCTGCAATCCACTTtttaaaccagacttaaattcAGCATGTGAACCCAACTTCTCTGGTAATTTTCTCATTATGTGCCACAAACAGTATCTATGTCGAGTATTTGGAAAGACTATTGCtatagcatttttcatggcCCGGTCTTGATCAGTAATGATAGCTTTTGGCGCCCTCCCATCCATACATTTTAGCCAAGTGTCAAATAACCAAACAAATGTTTCAGTATTTTCACTTGATATCAAATCCGCTCCCAAAAGTATTGACTGACCATAGTGGTTAACACCAACAAATGGGGCAAATGACATACCATATTTATTTGTTAGGTATGTTGTATCAAATGTCACAACATTCCCAAAATACTCATACGCTGCTCTACTGCGTGCATCGGCCCAGAAGACATTTTTTAATCCACCATCATCATCCAAATCCATCGATGAGTAAAACCCATCATTCTTATACTGCATTCTCTCAAAATAACCATGAAGTGCATCAGCACCTCCTTTGCCAAGTCTAAGGTGTCGAGCTTTGTCAATATAATTCCGGGcatctttttcaataaatggaaGTTTCTCAAAACCACCAGCCTCGACAACCAATGCGTTAAAACTTTTGGACATACCTATGCCTGCCTTGTCATTAATATCTAACTGCCTCTTTACGGAATCATCAATTGCACGATTACATCTAAAAAATCTTGCCTTTTGTGGACTTAACTCATGGTTATGTGCATTGCAGACAGTAGTTATACATAAGACACCATCAGCCAAAACTGCATTAATTCTAGCCTTACAATCAGTCTTTGTTGTTGGGCGGGGTTTAGAAATGTTGGTAATACGTTTTCTTGCCTTACCACCACGAGCACAACCAAGTGTTACATATCTAACACTCCCATCATCTTCCCTTTTACTTCTTTGTGTCATTATGCCGAATCCAGCCTGTCTCCCATATTGCTTGTAGTAGTAAATTAgttctttttcagttttaaaaaacATCCCCGGCGTTGGCTCTGAAACCCCACCATCACCATCATCATTTCCCAGTGTTGGACATGAAaccccatcatcatcatttcccgGGGTTGGTTCTGAAACCCCATCAACATCATTTCCTGAGGTTGGCTCTGAAATACCATCATTATCATTTCCCGGCGTTGGCTCTAAAACcaccacatcatcatcatcattcccCAACACTACACCATGATTATCAATCACTACCTCATCATCCCCCGGCGTTGGCGTATCCATATAATTACTGTTTTCCACAAAAAATAGCGGTCGCCTAGTAGAAGTGCATTCTTCCCATTTCTCCATCAAGAACAATCTTCATATATTTAAGCACAACATGAAAAtgacaaaatcaaaataaaaaaaaaaattagatttctccacaacatttaaaatcattagaattcgaaaggaaaataaatgtaTATTTTATGAACTTCATGACATATCGTGACAACATATCCAATCTCATTAACCAAGCTTAACACACAATCATGTAAACACAGTGTTTTTTGGATATTCTGACTCAACTCTGTTATGGCACCTTAATTACCCGGTTCAccccactttttcttttttctttttttaaaaagaaaatctgATCTCGGATCCCTTGTTGGATTTTCTTATTAACCAAATAGGGTGAAAGAAAATTACAATCATGAGCAGAACATAAATGGTGGAACCCCACACCCTCAAAATGATGCTTCTGCTATATCTCCATTCTCCAAACTCTCCAAATCACAGCCCACTATTGCCCCCACGAACCACCACCTTCGGGGGCTCCAAGTCTCTCTTAATCTCATATAACCCTGCACCCTCATAGCTTGAGGATGGAATCCCCTAAACCATTCATAGGCAAACAAAAACATGGTACATTGGACCATGGATCCTCATAATCAGCACCCCGTATAAAAGGGTTGAAGGTAGTGCCAAAATCAACCCAATATCCCACAAGCTATCTTTCAACCCTCAAACTATCTAAAACTTATTAATATCAATCTATTTGGAATGAACAATAAATGTCGTGGTTTCTTAATGTAGATTTTGTGTAtacacatataaaataatatatataacacccCTAAAAAAACTGCAGCAGTATAAGAATtgcaaaaaaaacaaaggaagaaaaacacATAACCAGCCATCACGCATACATACTCAACCACTACATTCACTTTTTAAACGTAGATTCATGCAAAAATCCAAGTTTTAAGAACCAAACTTCAGCCACTGCCTCCCACCctctccaaaaaataaaaataaaaaaaataaaaaggaagaagaagaagaaaaaagatgttgagAGTTTATGTTAGTAAAATACATTACAAAAATGATAGAAGATTACAATGTAAATCAATGCTGCAGCAAAAAACTACATTTTTACCAAGTAAGTTATCGGCAAACGATGATGGAGCAGGTGGTGGTTCCGTCGATGGGTGAACTGCCTTCAATAAATGGGTCTAGATTCAGTCACGCACAGCAGGGGAGAGGGAAAGGGTCCAAAGTTAGTCACTGCCTCCCACGTATTTCAAATGACACTTTCAGATTTAGGTTGTAAgggtaatattgtaaatttatgttcaaAAGTGAGGATAATATAGTCATTTCCCATGCTGGGACTGCAATACAGTCCCCTAAAGGGGACGAATAATTTTAGTTGCAAGCCCTTTATGCAAGACTGGATTGCAAGCCATAAATGAAATGGTGCgtttcatttaatataaatgaaacggtgcgtttcaATGCACGTTAGAAAACACTTGGACGGGTATCCAATGCAGTGGTACCACGTTGTCATCCCATTTGGCTCAGAATGGACTGCACATACACTGAATTGCAGCACAGAAACTCTCTCCTAAGGTCATCGTCCAAGACCCTTCCATCTCCGAGACCCTCCCTACCAAGACCTTCGAAACCCCTCAAAGCCGATTCTGCAATGGTCCAAACCCACAATAATTTGCAATGAAAGCTCAAATTTGCAGTGTCCAAATTCACAATAAAAATGGAATAGATTAAATTACAATCCCATTACACAAACCCATtagccgaaaaaaaaaaaattgaggaagCTCttgcaaaagagagagaagaacacaaaaaggtgaaaaaccAGCTAAACCCAGTCATGAAAGACCTCCAGGTTGCTTTAGATAGAAAATCATCACTGGGGAACgaaattgcaaaatatgatGAGATGGTAAATGGATTGGAGCTAAAGATTGCCTCCTATGGAACTCTTGCAAACTCTCATAAAAGAAAGGGACGAGATGCAGGTAGAGCGTGACCAAGCACTTAAAGAGCCTAAGACACTGCTTGTCTCCTTCCGTTAAATGCCCAGATCTTAATTTGCAaggaaatgaattaaaaaaaaaaacatatttccttGCACACATTTGCATTAGAAAGTCTATGACAAATTTaatcgttttatgtttttgagAGGCCGAACAGGCTTGagcagagagagacagagagagagagagaggctagaGGAGAGACAGAGCATGAGGGGAGAGATATATAGAGAgtaattttgttttgggatttttgggagggGAGGACGAAGCAGTGGGGGTTGGGGGGTGACGATCGAACAAAGTAAAGATTGGGTTTGGAGGTATACACTACATGCaccttcattttttgttttactaGAATTTCTACGTGTCTTATTGTTATTGTGGGTGTAAAATGTAGCTTTATACCCATCCGACTGGTAGCCACACGCCCACTTTCAGATTTAGATTGTAAGGATAATACTGTCAATTTATGCTCAAAAGTGGAGATAGTATGACCATTTCTCATGTTGGGACTGTATGTAGCAGCACCCTagcgagaaagagagaggagaaattATCCTagtctaaaaatattaataaaaagaataatgctatgtacagttatttttgtaCACTCTTTAcgcactctactgatatgattggtcggattaattttttttaatacacaactaattaTATTACTGAAGTGCACAAATAAGTCTCcaaaaataactgcacatagaatttttgtaataaaaatgagACTTTAAAGAAGTGGCTAGAGgaaatatattaaatctattttatatttaaaagaattttacaaTCTCTAAATTTTAAGTTACATTATATtcacatgatataatttaatttaaaagaattgaaatttttaaatttattttttgaatcaaaTTACGTGTAAAGCATAAagtttgtaactatatttttataagttttttttatataaaataaatatttctcttttcatttaCCGCAATTGAGAatattcaatttcaatatcctttttttattaatcacttcaattaaaaaaattatttaaaacctTATCATAAAACCTCAggtcttttattattttgaaatcaATACTACTGCTTTTCATTCATCAATAAAGTTGCTTATTACAATGCTTTTCAAATTCAATGTAACTCTCAATATCACTAAGGTTCCTCTTCTAAGCATAGAACTTCTTCTTCACATTGTACGGCTAGTTTGGCAACTTGATGGGTTACATTATTGCTCTCTCTTGGAGTATATTACAATTTTCAGCTTACTATATCTCTTAAAacagttttgataatttttgttgcccagatgactaacacaagagggggggtgaattgagttgtattaaaaaaataacaattataaatcaaatatataatataaaatataaacaaaatatgaaataacaataaatataaaaagtaagggtaagagagaagcaaactcagtatgttaacgaggttcggccccactgcctacgtcctcgcctcaagctaccccttgaggattcccaaattcactattcaatctccttcaggtggaaatagaaacctattacactttttaacaacaccgctacaaaggatccgtgtagaacaccctctacacttgcaatcaccttacaagtggtgattcaactattccccgtatagaatactttctacacgtacaagggttatacacactctttttttgatacaaaaactgatagtgggtaggttatcagaaaacactcctcaatgagtgaaataagaacaatacagcacgaactatatctctcaaaatgaataaggattaagactcaatgcttagagaagagagaatgaaagctttgaatgaatgttgtatgctctggatgttgtgaatgtgaagctctcaaatgatctatttataggcatatgagacttcatattcaaatttaaaaagattcacatgtcaaagacaacatcattcactttttcaaaaaattcaaataaaaggttcttttttttcaattgtcaaagacaacatcattcactttttcaaaacaatcaaacctaatcttttacttttgacatatgacaaaatgagcacactttccttttcaaacaattcaaacctaatcttttactttttgtatatgacaaaatga
This is a stretch of genomic DNA from Carya illinoinensis cultivar Pawnee chromosome 3, C.illinoinensisPawnee_v1, whole genome shotgun sequence. It encodes these proteins:
- the LOC122305571 gene encoding protein FAR1-RELATED SEQUENCE 5-like, which encodes MEKWEECTSTRRPLFFVENSNYMDTPTPGDDEVVIDNHGVVLGNDDDDVVVLEPTPGNDNDGISEPTSGNDVDGVSEPTPGNDDDGVSCPTLGNDDGDGGVSEPTPGMFFKTEKELIYYYKQYGRQAGFGIMTQRSKREDDGSVRYVTLGCARGGKARKRITNISKPRPTTKTDCKARINAVWAGMSTTQRSESMNAFFDGYVHSGTTLKEFVDQFDNALRKKVENEMAADFHSFNATIPCISHLPLEKKFQAVYTNLKFKEVQSEVLGIIYSHCVIIKTEGAITTYQVNDSREVEDGIKKSTVQAYFNEEECEAKCMCGLFEMRGIIYRHMLSIFAARDVQVFPEKYIMERWRKDIKRRYVLIRSSYDDLSGKPAATRYSGLIKICYEVATNACESEENSLDMTEKLTAMNSIYSKTKSQPTVASTHISADAETGSSRKVLSPRVVRGKGRPPSKRK